CGAAGCAGTGCTTCGCAATCTCCTTTCGTCGATTCGTGCACCAGCTTCCTTCAGTCACCACCCGATGGGCGCATGGGCAACGTGCTCGCTCATCAGAATCCGATCACCTCTTCGAGAAGCAGCACTGTGGCACGCCCAGGGCGAGGATCCGCGTTGATCGTGAGCATGAAGTTCACAGCGCTGGGCCGGCCGTATGCCTCCCGGGCTCGCTCATCCTCCCGTGGAAGAGCGTGTTCCTCAAGGCGATGGATCGCAGCATTCATATCCGCGACGACTTTCTGTGCGCCGACGACCCAGATCGCGCGCGCGCCGCCGGCGTACGCGGGGAGCTGGCTTCCGCTGGCGGAGGCGGCGATGAGCGATCCCGCTTCCGTGACGGCGGCGACACTTCCGAGAACGACATCGGGACTAGCCACGAGACGTCGGATGCCGTCGGCATCCGCGCCCCGGTCCATCGACTGTACCTGTCGTCGAACCGACCGGTATCGCCCGCTATCGTTGACGTCCTCGTCGATTCCGGAGACGCGCAGCGTCTCACTCGATGCGGTCAGCACACTGTCGCCTTCGGGCACCAGCTCGCGCACTCGGACGCGCGCTTCGGCGCTGTCGCGAAGGATCTCAACCGTGAAGCCGTGCCGGGTGAGCGCTGCGGCCGCCCGTTCGATCTGCTCGCGAGATGCCGAGCGTGCGAAGTCTGAAGTCACGTGAAACTCGGCCACCGTCAGACCTCCTCCTCGAAGCGCGGTTCCGCTGCACGACCTGGTTCGCGCCGTGGCGAGATCAGTTCGATGTTGTCCAGCCGATCATCTGCGGTAAGTGTCATGAGAGCAGTCCAATCAGGTGAGGTCTGGGAGAAGCGGACGTCGGAGCAGGAAGCCCGTCGCCGAGCTCCGCGAAGACGCGCCGGAGGGCGCTGGGCAACGTCGTTCCGGGCTCGATCATGGGGTAATGGTTTGTAACGACCGTCAACGTGCTGAGGGCGATCTGAGCCACGAGACGCGGGTAGAGGTCGGATGCCGGGTCTGTGCCTGTGCGTTCCGCTACCGCGCTGGCCAGGTCGTCGGTCGCCGTCCGTGCGAGAGCGGCCTGCATCTCCGGCGCCTGATTGAGCTTCTGGACTTCATTGAGGCGCTCACGTGTCGGTTGGCCGTACGGGGCTCCGTCCTGGACCATCGGCTCCAGGATCGCTTCGCAGATCGCCGCCCACAGTGGCTCATCGGCGGGTCGGCCACGCAGAAGCTCAGCACTGCGTCGAAGACGGAAGCCCACCCGATAGGCCAACGCGTCGTACTTGGTCGCGAAGTAGTTGCTGAAGGTCCGGAGCGAGACGCCGGCGCGTTCAGCGATGTGCTCGCGCACGACATTCTCAAGACCAAGCTCGAACATGAGATCGAGGGCAGCATCACTCAGTGCCTTACGTAACTCGAGCTTCTTGCGCTCGCGTAGCCCTACCTTGGATTCATCAGCCATGACTACGACCCTAGAATATCTTTGCCTTGT
This DNA window, taken from Paramicrobacterium agarici, encodes the following:
- a CDS encoding LUD domain-containing protein, which gives rise to MAEFHVTSDFARSASREQIERAAAALTRHGFTVEILRDSAEARVRVRELVPEGDSVLTASSETLRVSGIDEDVNDSGRYRSVRRQVQSMDRGADADGIRRLVASPDVVLGSVAAVTEAGSLIAASASGSQLPAYAGGARAIWVVGAQKVVADMNAAIHRLEEHALPREDERAREAYGRPSAVNFMLTINADPRPGRATVLLLEEVIGF
- a CDS encoding TetR/AcrR family transcriptional regulator yields the protein MADESKVGLRERKKLELRKALSDAALDLMFELGLENVVREHIAERAGVSLRTFSNYFATKYDALAYRVGFRLRRSAELLRGRPADEPLWAAICEAILEPMVQDGAPYGQPTRERLNEVQKLNQAPEMQAALARTATDDLASAVAERTGTDPASDLYPRLVAQIALSTLTVVTNHYPMIEPGTTLPSALRRVFAELGDGLPAPTSASPRPHLIGLLS